One genomic segment of Desulfocapsa sulfexigens DSM 10523 includes these proteins:
- a CDS encoding MBL fold metallo-hydrolase — MVSEHLAVGDFQIYWLNGGNFRLDGGTMFGAVPKVLWEKKCKADTANTLPFTNDVLLVKTAEHNLIIDTGLGNKLTEKQLSIFQVTAPWSLVEDLAEIGLSQQDIDYVLLTHCDFDHAGGIVMHTPEGREELTFPNAVHYIQKTEWEDVEQPCRRAQSTYWPKNFNLLKREGQLEIVSGDVEVIPGIMLRHTGGHTRGHQLIEITSRGETAVHLGDLFPTHAHSNPLWIMAYDNFPLEVIDRKEEYFRHYQQLNSWFTFYHDPQVKACKLDLQKNLNQLWP; from the coding sequence ATGGTATCAGAACATTTAGCTGTCGGTGACTTTCAGATTTACTGGTTAAATGGCGGAAATTTTCGCCTCGATGGCGGAACCATGTTTGGCGCTGTGCCAAAGGTTCTCTGGGAAAAAAAGTGCAAGGCTGATACAGCCAACACACTACCATTCACCAATGATGTTCTGCTGGTCAAAACAGCAGAACACAATCTTATAATCGACACAGGCCTTGGAAATAAACTGACAGAAAAACAGCTTTCCATCTTTCAGGTGACTGCTCCCTGGTCTCTAGTGGAAGATCTTGCAGAGATTGGCCTGTCACAACAGGATATTGACTATGTCCTTCTTACCCACTGTGATTTTGATCATGCCGGTGGCATAGTCATGCATACCCCAGAAGGCAGAGAAGAACTCACGTTCCCAAACGCCGTCCATTACATACAGAAAACGGAGTGGGAGGATGTGGAACAACCATGCCGTCGTGCTCAGTCCACCTATTGGCCTAAAAACTTCAATCTCCTGAAAAGAGAAGGTCAACTTGAGATTGTTTCAGGAGATGTTGAAGTCATCCCCGGCATAATGCTACGGCACACCGGGGGTCACACCCGCGGACATCAGTTGATCGAAATCACCTCAAGAGGCGAAACCGCAGTCCATTTAGGCGATCTTTTCCCCACCCACGCGCACAGCAATCCACTGTGGATTATGGCATATGACAACTTTCCGCTGGAGGTTATCGATCGCAAGGAAGAATATTTCAGACACTATCAGCAACTGAACAGCTGGTTCACCTTTTATCATGACCCGCAGGTTAAGGCCTGTAAACTCGATCTCCAAAAGAACCTGAACCAACTCTGGCCATAA
- a CDS encoding sodium ion-translocating decarboxylase subunit beta: MDLLSFYNNSGIAHLEWINLIMIAVGIVFIYLAVTKDYEPLLLVPIGFGVIVGNIPPIQGMPLSVYAEGSVFYYLYLGVMKGIYPPLIFLGIGAMTDFSTMLSNPKLILLGAAAQIGVFLTFIGSLYLGFSPEQAGAIGIIGGADGPTAIFLSSMLAPELLGPIAIAAYSYMALVPVIQPPIMYLLTSKKERVIHMKPPRQVSKKEKIIFPIVAFLICALIAPGSMTLLGMLFFGNLLKESMVTERLANTARNSLIDIVTILLGFSVGASTQAQTFLTSQSILIFVLGAGSFVIATMGGILFAKFMNLFLKEKINPLLGAAGVSAVPDSARVVHAVGLKEDPSNFLLMHAMAPNVAGVIGSAIAAGVLWSALGTF, translated from the coding sequence GTGGATCTTTTAAGCTTCTACAACAACTCGGGAATTGCGCATCTGGAATGGATCAATCTCATAATGATTGCCGTTGGGATTGTCTTTATCTACCTCGCTGTTACCAAGGATTATGAACCTCTCCTGCTGGTTCCCATCGGATTTGGGGTTATTGTGGGAAACATCCCACCCATTCAAGGAATGCCGCTCTCCGTCTATGCTGAAGGTTCAGTTTTTTACTACCTCTACCTTGGAGTAATGAAAGGGATATATCCACCTCTCATCTTTCTCGGAATCGGAGCAATGACCGACTTTTCCACCATGCTTTCAAATCCCAAACTGATACTCCTGGGGGCTGCTGCCCAGATTGGTGTATTTCTCACCTTTATTGGTTCTCTCTACCTCGGGTTTTCCCCGGAGCAGGCTGGAGCAATAGGTATCATCGGTGGGGCAGACGGCCCCACTGCCATATTTCTTTCCTCCATGCTTGCCCCGGAACTCCTTGGTCCCATTGCCATAGCCGCCTATTCATACATGGCACTCGTTCCTGTCATCCAGCCGCCGATCATGTACCTTCTTACATCTAAGAAAGAGCGTGTCATTCACATGAAACCACCACGCCAGGTATCCAAAAAAGAAAAGATCATCTTTCCTATTGTCGCCTTTCTTATCTGCGCCCTTATCGCTCCAGGCTCTATGACGCTTCTTGGTATGCTCTTTTTCGGCAACCTGCTCAAGGAATCAATGGTTACCGAACGACTGGCCAATACGGCCAGAAATTCCTTAATCGATATCGTAACCATCCTCCTTGGCTTTTCAGTGGGTGCCTCTACCCAGGCCCAGACATTTCTTACCAGCCAGTCTATTCTGATCTTTGTCCTTGGTGCCGGCTCCTTCGTTATTGCCACCATGGGCGGGATACTCTTTGCCAAATTTATGAATCTTTTCCTGAAAGAGAAAATCAACCCGCTCCTTGGCGCTGCAGGTGTTTCTGCAGTTCCAGATTCTGCACGGGTGGTTCATGCAGTAGGTCTCAAAGAAGATCCGAGTAATTTTCTCCTTATGCATGCCATGGCACCTAATGTGGCTGGAGTTATTGGATCGGCTATTGCAGCTGGTGTTCTCTGGTCGGCCCTGGGGACATTCTAA
- a CDS encoding biotin/lipoyl-containing protein has product MKEYKLKINNNSYNVVIKDVTDDAVLAEVNGKQHIVNIDTIENFTAVADSKARAPISAMPSASPAAPMASPPASATAGSGAILTPIPGQIISITVSLGEQVRTGQKLLVLEAMKLENSITATIDGTVSEILIAEGDVVNQGQPLIILT; this is encoded by the coding sequence ATGAAAGAATACAAGCTAAAAATAAACAACAATAGCTATAATGTTGTTATTAAAGATGTTACTGACGATGCCGTGCTGGCTGAAGTGAATGGCAAACAGCATATTGTTAATATTGATACCATCGAAAATTTCACTGCAGTCGCTGACTCCAAAGCGAGAGCTCCCATCTCTGCCATGCCCTCCGCCTCCCCAGCTGCTCCTATGGCTTCACCACCTGCATCTGCGACTGCAGGTAGCGGAGCCATCCTCACCCCTATTCCAGGGCAGATTATCAGTATTACTGTAAGCCTTGGCGAGCAGGTGCGTACCGGACAGAAATTACTGGTCCTGGAAGCCATGAAACTTGAAAACAGTATTACGGCCACCATAGATGGGACAGTAAGTGAAATCCTCATTGCTGAAGGCGATGTGGTCAATCAGGGCCAGCCTCTGATCATCCTGACATAG
- a CDS encoding OadG family protein, with amino-acid sequence MTFANIGLHNLNQPGLDALQFSLMGMTLVFAGLVIIAIYITLLPKLLRLGSPKPQLSTKTTSADNREEEEILLAIATALHLHNNFPDGDERITWKSHGDMESPWLVSGRMQSLNNRKLTTTWNRK; translated from the coding sequence ATGACATTTGCAAACATAGGTCTTCACAATCTCAACCAGCCGGGACTTGACGCCCTGCAATTCTCACTCATGGGAATGACACTGGTTTTTGCTGGATTGGTGATCATAGCCATCTACATCACCCTGCTTCCCAAGCTTCTCAGGCTCGGAAGCCCCAAACCACAGCTCTCTACCAAAACAACTTCTGCTGACAACAGAGAGGAAGAGGAAATTCTTCTGGCCATTGCCACTGCCCTCCATCTCCACAACAACTTTCCCGATGGAGATGAACGTATCACCTGGAAAAGCCATGGTGACATGGAATCACCCTGGCTTGTTTCAGGGCGCATGCAGAGTCTGAACAACCGAAAATTGACAACCACCTGGAATCGCAAATGA
- a CDS encoding acyl-CoA carboxylase subunit beta: MTDHIDNLLKLRAEARLGGGQKRIDKLHAQGRMTARERIDLLLDPGSFEEFDMFKTHRCHDFGMEKKIFPGDGVVTGYGTVDGRLVYVYAQDPTVLGGSLSETFAEKICKIMDLAIKNGAPVIGLNDSGGARIQEGIESLAGYSDIFLRNVMASGVVPQISAIFGPCAGGAVYSPALTDFVAMVKNNSYMFLTGPKVVKSVTHEDVTVEELGGADMHSTRSGVSDYAAQSGADCIGYVKRLLSYLPQNNVETPPTLPTQDPSERRSEELNSIIPESASTPYDMKEVILASIDNRDFFEIKENFAPNLIIGFARYSGKVVGIVANQPLHLSGVLDIDSSVKGARFVRFCDCFNIPVVTFVDVPGFLPGTAQEYGGAIRNGAKILYAYAEATIPKITVITRKAYGGAYCVMSSKHLRGDINYAWPCAEIAVMGAKGAVGVLYGREAQKTDDPAAYLAAKEEEYQDAVANPYVAARRGYVDDIIEPARTRFRIIKALGMLQNKRDSNPMKKHGNIPL, encoded by the coding sequence ATGACAGACCATATCGACAACCTGCTGAAACTCCGAGCCGAAGCACGACTCGGAGGCGGCCAGAAGCGAATCGACAAGCTCCATGCCCAGGGCAGAATGACCGCCAGAGAACGAATCGATCTCCTTCTTGATCCCGGCTCTTTTGAAGAGTTTGACATGTTCAAAACCCATCGCTGCCATGATTTCGGCATGGAAAAAAAGATATTCCCTGGAGACGGCGTGGTCACTGGCTATGGAACGGTAGACGGCAGACTGGTCTACGTCTATGCCCAGGACCCAACGGTTCTTGGTGGCTCTCTCTCTGAGACATTTGCTGAAAAAATTTGTAAGATCATGGATCTTGCCATAAAAAATGGAGCCCCCGTTATTGGCCTCAATGATTCAGGAGGGGCTCGTATTCAGGAAGGTATTGAAAGCCTAGCCGGATATTCTGATATTTTTCTTCGGAATGTTATGGCTTCCGGTGTTGTGCCACAGATCTCCGCAATTTTTGGCCCCTGCGCCGGAGGCGCGGTCTATTCACCGGCACTCACCGACTTTGTAGCCATGGTCAAAAACAACTCCTACATGTTTCTCACCGGCCCCAAGGTGGTCAAGTCCGTCACCCACGAAGATGTAACCGTTGAAGAACTCGGGGGTGCCGACATGCATTCCACGCGTTCCGGGGTTTCAGATTATGCTGCCCAGTCTGGTGCAGACTGTATTGGGTATGTCAAAAGACTGCTCAGCTATTTGCCACAAAACAATGTGGAAACGCCACCCACACTGCCCACACAGGACCCCTCAGAACGTCGTTCGGAAGAACTCAACTCTATCATTCCGGAAAGTGCGAGCACACCCTATGATATGAAGGAAGTGATTCTTGCAAGTATCGACAACCGCGACTTCTTTGAGATCAAAGAAAATTTCGCCCCCAACCTTATCATCGGATTTGCCCGATATAGTGGTAAAGTTGTGGGAATTGTAGCCAATCAACCATTACATCTCTCGGGAGTTCTGGATATTGACTCTTCTGTTAAAGGTGCCCGCTTTGTCCGTTTTTGTGACTGCTTCAACATTCCAGTGGTCACCTTTGTTGATGTCCCCGGATTTCTCCCCGGAACCGCCCAGGAATATGGCGGTGCCATCCGCAACGGTGCAAAAATCCTCTACGCATATGCAGAAGCGACTATTCCCAAGATCACTGTCATCACCCGTAAAGCATATGGTGGCGCTTACTGCGTCATGTCATCCAAGCATCTCCGCGGTGACATCAACTATGCCTGGCCCTGTGCTGAGATTGCCGTCATGGGAGCAAAGGGAGCCGTTGGGGTATTATACGGAAGGGAAGCCCAGAAAACAGATGACCCCGCAGCTTATCTTGCAGCCAAAGAGGAAGAATACCAGGACGCTGTCGCCAATCCTTACGTAGCAGCAAGACGCGGCTATGTCGATGACATCATTGAGCCGGCACGAACCCGCTTTCGTATCATTAAAGCCCTTGGAATGCTGCAGAATAAAAGAGACAGCAATCCCATGAAAAAACACGGGAATATTCCTCTGTAA
- the mce gene encoding methylmalonyl-CoA epimerase encodes MLEKIDHLGIAVHSIAEARKFYEEILGLTCEKEEEVVSQKVRTAFFVLGETHIELLEPTTDDSPIAKFLSSRGEGLHHVAYRSTNVEEQLEQARENGCKLIHETPFTGAGNKQVAFLHPKSSHGLLTEFCSGAQK; translated from the coding sequence ATGCTAGAAAAAATAGATCACTTAGGAATTGCCGTTCACTCCATCGCCGAAGCACGAAAGTTCTATGAAGAAATACTCGGACTTACCTGTGAAAAAGAAGAGGAAGTTGTCTCTCAGAAGGTGCGTACAGCTTTTTTTGTACTCGGTGAAACCCACATTGAGTTGCTGGAACCCACAACAGACGATAGCCCCATAGCCAAATTCCTGAGCAGTCGCGGGGAAGGCTTGCACCATGTGGCCTATCGCAGTACAAATGTAGAGGAACAATTGGAGCAGGCTAGAGAAAATGGCTGCAAACTGATCCATGAGACACCTTTCACTGGAGCCGGTAACAAGCAGGTAGCCTTTCTTCATCCCAAGTCCAGCCATGGACTACTCACTGAATTCTGCAGTGGAGCACAAAAATGA
- a CDS encoding acyl-CoA mutase large subunit family protein, with the protein MSTNTKYNEWQENELSTSLNRFPERKEEFTLHGDAEVPRLALPENIDDDYLEHIGFPGQYPYTRGVQPTMYRARFWTMRQYAGFSTASESNKRYRYLLAQGTTGLSVAFDLPTQIGYDSDDPMSLGEVGKVGVAIDTLADMEALFADIPLDKISTSMTINSPAIVLLAMYIVVAEKQGIPADKLRGTIQNDVLKEYVARGTYIFPPKPSLGLITDIFQWCSANMPLFNTISISGYHIREAGSTAAQEVAFTLANGITYVQTAIEAGLEIDHFAKRLAFFFNASSNLLEEVAKFRAARRLWARIMKNRFEAKKTASMMMRFHAQTAGSSLAAKQIDNNIVRVTIQALAAVLGGTQSLHTNSRDEALSLPTEDSVRTALRTQQIIAHESGVADTVDPFAGSYYIEQLTDSIELAAEELIAKIEHSGGVVACIEDGFIKRQIEQAAYEYQKEIESGERVIVGVNGFQIEEEVKPDLLRVNPAVEEAQVSSLKNVRQQRDEAEVQSRLAALQVAAESGSNLMEPIIDAVRVYASLGEICSVLRGIFGEYRD; encoded by the coding sequence GTGAGCACAAATACAAAGTACAATGAGTGGCAGGAAAACGAACTCTCAACAAGCCTGAACCGTTTTCCGGAACGAAAGGAAGAGTTTACTCTCCATGGGGACGCTGAAGTTCCGCGTCTCGCCCTGCCAGAAAACATAGACGACGACTATCTGGAACATATTGGGTTTCCAGGACAGTACCCCTACACCAGAGGCGTTCAGCCCACCATGTACCGGGCCAGGTTCTGGACCATGCGGCAGTATGCCGGGTTCTCCACGGCATCGGAATCCAACAAACGTTACCGCTATCTGCTCGCTCAGGGGACCACCGGCCTCTCGGTGGCCTTTGACCTCCCCACTCAGATCGGCTACGACTCCGACGACCCCATGTCTCTTGGTGAAGTGGGCAAGGTTGGTGTGGCCATTGACACCTTAGCCGACATGGAAGCACTCTTTGCTGACATTCCACTCGACAAGATCTCCACCTCCATGACCATTAACTCTCCGGCCATTGTCCTGTTGGCCATGTACATTGTGGTGGCGGAAAAACAGGGCATCCCTGCAGACAAACTTCGTGGAACCATCCAGAATGATGTCTTAAAAGAATACGTTGCCCGCGGAACCTATATTTTTCCACCCAAACCATCCCTTGGCCTGATCACCGATATTTTTCAGTGGTGCAGCGCAAATATGCCACTTTTCAATACCATCTCCATCTCCGGCTATCATATCAGGGAAGCTGGTTCCACAGCTGCCCAGGAGGTTGCTTTTACACTTGCAAACGGTATCACCTATGTGCAGACGGCTATCGAGGCAGGGCTTGAGATAGATCATTTTGCCAAGCGCCTGGCCTTCTTTTTCAATGCATCCTCAAACCTTCTGGAAGAGGTTGCAAAATTCAGGGCTGCACGCAGACTCTGGGCCAGGATCATGAAAAACCGCTTTGAAGCAAAAAAAACGGCCTCCATGATGATGCGATTCCATGCCCAGACAGCAGGCAGCAGCCTTGCCGCAAAACAGATCGATAACAATATAGTGCGTGTCACCATCCAGGCTCTTGCAGCAGTTCTTGGCGGCACTCAAAGCCTCCACACCAATTCACGTGATGAAGCACTCTCTCTACCCACCGAAGACTCGGTTCGCACCGCACTTCGCACTCAGCAGATCATTGCCCACGAATCAGGAGTTGCGGATACTGTTGATCCTTTTGCCGGATCGTATTATATCGAGCAGCTTACGGATTCCATCGAACTTGCTGCAGAAGAACTGATCGCAAAGATTGAACATTCCGGAGGTGTGGTGGCCTGTATTGAAGATGGTTTTATCAAGCGGCAGATCGAGCAGGCAGCCTATGAGTATCAAAAAGAAATCGAATCCGGTGAACGGGTTATAGTCGGCGTTAATGGTTTCCAGATAGAAGAAGAAGTAAAGCCGGATTTGCTCCGGGTCAATCCTGCAGTTGAAGAAGCACAGGTGAGTTCGCTGAAAAATGTTCGCCAGCAACGGGATGAGGCAGAGGTCCAGAGCAGATTGGCTGCTCTTCAAGTTGCTGCTGAATCAGGAAGTAACCTTATGGAACCGATAATTGATGCGGTTCGGGTTTACGCAAGCCTCGGTGAAATATGCTCTGTCCTTCGGGGAATTTTCGGAGAATATCGGGACTGA
- the meaB gene encoding methylmalonyl Co-A mutase-associated GTPase MeaB — protein sequence MTPKSKALLAGLKDHDPRAIGRAISAVENNGMEAAEILSALDQDLIDNVLVLGITGPPGAGKSTLTSSLIRTLREQRKRVGIIAVDPSSPISGGAILGDRIRMMDHALDPDVVVRSMATRGRLGGLCASAGAAVRIMAASGCEVILIETVGVGQSEMDIVRLADITLMVLAPGFGDDIQAMKAGLLEVADFLVVNKSDIAGAEALCMDMEQIFSAKEEESAIKRVLKTIATDNAGIAELLNTVNRFSSYIKTNGIKEKRRGRALEAETLDWVFEILRPGLKQAISECSERSDPRVRAQELIDTLNL from the coding sequence ATGACACCGAAAAGTAAAGCCCTGCTTGCAGGACTGAAGGATCACGACCCACGTGCCATTGGCAGGGCCATCTCTGCCGTCGAAAACAACGGCATGGAAGCAGCTGAGATACTTTCGGCGCTCGACCAGGACCTGATTGATAATGTCCTGGTACTTGGGATCACAGGCCCTCCCGGAGCCGGGAAATCCACACTCACCTCCAGTCTGATCCGCACCCTGCGTGAACAGAGAAAACGGGTGGGTATTATTGCGGTGGATCCTTCCTCCCCCATCAGCGGAGGTGCCATTCTGGGTGATCGCATTCGCATGATGGATCATGCCCTTGACCCCGATGTTGTTGTACGTTCCATGGCAACCAGGGGGCGACTTGGCGGATTGTGCGCCTCAGCCGGGGCAGCAGTACGTATAATGGCGGCCTCCGGCTGTGAGGTGATTCTTATTGAGACAGTGGGTGTTGGTCAGTCTGAGATGGATATTGTTCGTCTTGCTGACATCACCCTTATGGTACTTGCCCCAGGTTTTGGCGATGATATCCAGGCCATGAAAGCGGGATTGCTTGAAGTGGCAGATTTTTTAGTGGTGAACAAATCAGATATAGCAGGTGCTGAAGCGCTATGTATGGATATGGAACAGATTTTCTCCGCTAAAGAGGAGGAAAGTGCAATCAAACGTGTCCTTAAAACAATAGCCACAGACAATGCGGGCATTGCTGAACTTCTCAATACAGTCAATAGATTCTCCAGCTACATAAAAACAAATGGCATAAAAGAAAAACGGCGTGGCAGGGCACTGGAAGCCGAAACGCTTGACTGGGTATTTGAAATACTCCGGCCAGGATTAAAACAGGCCATATCAGAATGTTCTGAAAGAAGTGATCCCCGTGTCCGAGCACAGGAACTGATCGACACACTAAACCTCTAA
- a CDS encoding cobalamin B12-binding domain-containing protein, producing the protein MTTEQTPFRVLIGKPGLDGHDRGAKFIARALRDEGFEVIYTGIRRTAAEIAATAIQEDVDVVGLSSLSGAHLRLFPQVVQELKDRGGADIPVLGGGVIPDEDIEILLKKGLNAIFTPGTAADTIIQSFTTASQQHRDHDTEK; encoded by the coding sequence ATGACAACTGAACAAACACCCTTTCGCGTCCTTATCGGAAAACCCGGCCTTGACGGCCATGACAGAGGCGCCAAATTTATTGCCAGGGCTCTGCGGGATGAAGGCTTCGAAGTGATTTACACAGGCATCCGCAGAACAGCAGCAGAAATTGCCGCCACTGCCATCCAGGAAGACGTAGATGTGGTCGGTCTCTCTTCACTGTCCGGCGCCCACCTTCGACTTTTTCCGCAGGTGGTCCAGGAATTGAAGGACCGGGGTGGAGCTGATATCCCGGTTTTAGGAGGTGGTGTCATTCCGGACGAGGATATCGAAATCCTCCTGAAAAAGGGGCTCAATGCAATCTTTACCCCCGGAACTGCGGCCGACACCATCATCCAGTCCTTCACAACAGCCAGTCAGCAGCACCGTGACCATGACACCGAAAAGTAA
- a CDS encoding tRNA-binding protein, with the protein METINWQDFERIELRTGTIVEVNDFPEARQPAWKLLIDFGSEIGTRKSSAQITDLYSREELIGKQIIAVLNFPPKQIGPFMSECLVTGFSQENGSVVLAAPDKTIANGLKIS; encoded by the coding sequence ATGGAAACAATCAACTGGCAGGATTTTGAGCGAATTGAGCTGCGCACGGGTACCATTGTTGAAGTCAATGACTTTCCCGAAGCCCGGCAGCCCGCCTGGAAACTTCTTATTGATTTTGGCAGCGAAATTGGCACTCGAAAATCAAGTGCCCAGATCACAGATCTCTACAGCAGGGAGGAGCTCATTGGAAAACAGATCATCGCTGTTCTCAACTTTCCTCCCAAACAGATCGGCCCCTTTATGTCAGAATGTCTGGTTACCGGATTCTCTCAGGAAAATGGTTCCGTGGTTCTGGCCGCTCCGGACAAAACAATTGCAAACGGTTTAAAAATATCATGA